A window of Exiguobacterium sibiricum 7-3 genomic DNA:
GTCTGAAAACTATGCAACACGAGTAAAGTACGCTTATGCAATGAAAGATGTTTTCTACTCTCCAAGAGGAAGTCTTTATGATGAAGCTGTTAAAACAATGGGTTACTTTTCTTGGTTAGGGAAAAAGTTGCTCGATTATAAATCTGGATCTTGGTGGTTAAAAAACGAAGACGAAGCTAGAATTCGAATTCAAAGTATTCGAAGAGGATATGAGGCCGGGTTAGCAGTCACACAATATCGAGATCCGAATTCAGGGATATATTGGTATCAGGCATACATCGTTAAAGCACTAGACTTCCCAGAGTGTCCAGAACCCGATATGAAAGCTAATTCACTGACAGCTTCTCGATCATCAAATAACGTAAACCTTACATTCAAAGTTCAGAATGCATCGCCAGATAAACAAATCGTAACTTCAAAAGTAGCAGTACCTTGGAGTGTGAGATGGAATTTTGATGGAATAGATGCAAAGGGAAAAGCTGTTTCCAAAAGTGGAACATTATCAACAGCAACATTACCAAAGTACGGTAAGTCATTCCCGTATGGAACAGTATATAGCAAGTCTTACGGATTCAATCCGAATATAACCACGACGTGGGCGGGCGTGCTTAAGTTTACTGCAGAGTTTAACCCTAATGGAAGCAAGGACATGACAGAGGAGAATTATGCTAACAATAGTGCTAGCGCTAGCTTAATCTGGAGTCCTAAAAGCGTTCCGCCACCTAAACCAGGCACATGCCAAATTGAAGATATAGATCCTCCAGAATATCGATATGACTATGAGTTAGATTTATCAGTTGAACGGCTTGAAACCAAAACTACGGAATCAAATTCCATGACTACAACACCGATTTCGGTTTACAGAGCTAATTATGCAGCGAATCGATTAAAAGCAAAAAATGCAATTAACAAAGACTTATCTTCAAAAAAAGCAACTAAGTCAAGTCAAGAACTAAAAAAGGCACAGTATCAATCAGAGTTAGTCACGTTAAACAAGAAGTTAGCTGATGCTAAAAAAGGTGATGAAGTAGAAAGCTGTGTAATTGATGGAAATGGCAAAGAACAGTGTACGACTAAAACTGTCGTAAACGCTGCTGAAGTCAATGCTGCTCAAGCAGCTGTTAACAGCAAGCAGACTCAAATCAACGATTTAGAATGCGATATTGGTCAAACCGATCAGTGGATTGATCACTACGAGAAAGAATTGGATGAAGTCAATGCTGATGAATCTAAATATAGCACCACTAATCCTAATTTAACGCTAAAAGTGAACAACGATGTGAAAAGCGAAACGCATGTTTCGTTGAAGGAAGGAGAACGGAAAACAGTAAGTTTATCTTGGAAGGTAGAGGATGAAGCAACTGTAGTGGCAGAAATCAATGAAGACGGAACTTATGAAGAATATGTTGACGGCGTGGAAGACGTTTACGCAAATAATGTTCGTGAAACGACGATATTCACACCTTCAAGGGAAGTTGGTATGTGTGGACCAAGTTCTGAAGCTAGTGGTCCAGTAATCACTATAAGCGACTCTATTTTAGGAGACAGAACGTATACCGAGACATTAAGAGGATCCATAAATAGTGTGTTTCCTGCAAAGTTAAGAGCTGGATATGGGTTCACGTATACAGTTGATACTCAATACTTCAATGAATATCAACCATTGTATAACGGTACAGCGAAGAACGCAGCAGTTCAATATGAATATTCACCTAATGAATTGGACACTATGCAAGCTCTCGAAAGAATCACAGATACAGGTCAGTTTGCTCGATTCGTACCAAAAACTGTATATGTAACAAGAAATTCAGGCGTTGTGTTTAATACTAACAATCCAGCGCAATCATCAGAAGAACTAATTAATGGTGGACGAAAATGGTATTCAAATTTCGAACAAAAAGACGGTAAATATCCTTTTGAAGTAAACGTAGGACGAGGCGGAGTAAATGAGCTCGGCTTATGCCTTACAAGTGAAGTAGAGATTAAAGGTACCGCCATGGATGACTTCGTTCGTAGATCCGTTTCACCGAGTAAACCGTTTCCTACAGGAAACGGATGGGACTGGACCGGTAAGAGCAATATTATTAGTGGTTTGGTTGACTGGGTTAAAGGAGCAAACTTATGAGTAAAATGACTTGGTTTGGTTTAGTTGTAACTCTATTCACCATGTGTTTTGCCTTTCAAATTGACTCTATCGTTTTGAATGCAAGTATGATTGATAATCGTGACGCAGTTAAACAAGCTTCAGAATCATCCATTCAAAAATCGATAAACAAAGGTACTTTAAGGGTTAATGAAATGATTGAAATCGATCCCGTGAAGTTTAGTCAAGAGTATCAAAAAGATTATGCCTTAAATAATGATTTCAATTATGAGGGTAGTAAACGAAACTTTAAAATCGTCAAAGTAAACACTTCCCCAGCGATGATAGCCGTCGAGGGGGAGGTTGTAAACGATTCTACATTTAAGCGTATTACTAAAGATCAAGAAGAAGAGGTAAGTATACTGTCTAAAAATATTGTTATTTATGAAGCACGAAGTAAGCTGAAGATTCCAGGGGGGAACTTAGATTGAAAAAAATCAAAAAGCAGACTAAACGAAAAATCATAGCAGCTGCACTCTCATTAACAGTAGTTGGATCCATGTACGCATACAATGCTTATGCAGTGGAAACAGCTGTTAATCCTACTAAGATTGTTCTAGTTAAAAACGATATTCAACCACATACAAAAATTACGGAAGAAATGATTTTTGAGCGAGAGGTACCAGGTAACGCTATCCCTCCTAACGCATATTTAAGTAAGGAAGAGGTTGTAGGAAAGTACACTACAGAAGGTTTTGGGATTTCTGCTAATAGTTTTTTCCTTAAGAACAATGTCAAGAGCAAAAACAAACTTCCTGATTCAGCAATCCTATCTTTACAAGAGGGTGAAGTCGCTTTTCCTTTACTGGTAGATCTAGAAACTAGTTCAGGAAATTCAATTGTCCCTGGTACTTTTGTAGATCTATATTTCTTAAATGTAGAGGGTTCGCAGGGAGAATTAATGACTGATGTTAGCAGTAAAAGTGTTTTGTTTGGTGGTCTATTTCCTCAAGTAAGAGTTACTAGTGTAAAAGATAATGAAACAAATGATGCTTTTCGAGAGGAGCAAGATTCAGAAGGTGAAACAAGAGAAGTCAAAAGTGCGGCAAGACTGTACACATTGGCAGTCACTCCGGCACAACTACAGTACTTAAATCGTGCTAAAAATCTAGGTACGATCATGCCGGTCGCAACTCAGAATGTTGAGCAGAAAAATGATAAAAGTCTAATCACATCATTTAATCAAGTATCAGATCAGACTGTAATTTTAAAATACATTGAAGAAAAGTCTAAAAACAAAATTAGTGATCTCGTTAAAGCACAACTTAGTCTAGGTAGAGAATTTAGTCAGGTGAAAAAATAAGGAGGATAATTATGCCAACAATTATTGCTTTTAGAAGTGTCACTAGGGGAGCAGGAGCCTCAACTTTAGCAGCAACATTTGCTAAGGAAACTGCTGTTTTAAAACAAAAAGTCTTGCTTGTAGAAGCGAACCTAATTAGTCCATCTTTTGCTGCTAATACTGGTGTATCACACAGTACAAAGAACTTTTTGAACCTTGTCAATCAAGGGAACGAGAGCTACAAAATCACTAATTTTATTGCTAGTCCTGAAGACGTTGATAATAAAAAACTTGCTGCTCAATTAAACGGAATGGACGTACTAGTTGTTCCACGTTATCAAGGTAAACTGGATCAAATTAAGCTAGAGAACCCTAGTCAATGGATTGAAAAATTCATGAATACACTTAAAGAATTACCATACGACTATATTGTAATTGATGTTCCAACTGAATTAGACGAGTTCACATCCTATCCGATTTTAAGTGCATCCGATGAAGTTATCAATGTAGTAGATAATACTCCGAAATCAGTCATTGAATACAGAAATGAAAAGATATGGTTAAAGGAAAATTCGCTGGAATTTAAAGAAATATTAGTCATCAATAAACATGAAAAAGATTATCAAGGAAACATCTACGAACTTATTAACGATACACCTTATATTCCGATTCCATATGATCCATTACGTTCTAGAGAAGAATGGCTACTTAAAATTGGTAGTGATTTAATCAATGTCAAAATCCAAATTCTACAGAATCACATTGGGGTTCAAGGTGTTGGATATCAAGATAAGTCAAGAAATAAGGGGGGGTTACTAACTCTTCTAGGATTAAATAAATAACAGAGGTGAGAAAAATTAGTACAAAAATTGATTTGTTAAATCCATCGAAGGGCGTAAATCAATCAGCCAATAAAATTGATTTCTTTGAGATGTCCTATGCTGACAAACAAAGTAAGACAAAATTATTAGGAGAAAAAGAACAAGACCTAATTGAAGAATCTGTAGAAAGGGTTAGAAAGTATCTCATTGAGACAAATAAGTCATTGTTAGAATCGTCATTTCTTGATAAGGAGAAGAGACAAAAATTAAACTCAAGAATTTCAGAGTTCATTCAAAGGAATGGTATTGCTATTCCTAACATTGATCACCAGGAACTTGTAAGTACAATACTTGATGAAATAACTGGATTTGGTATCATCCAGCCACTTATTGATCGAGATGATATTACTGATATATTCGTTAACGGAGTGAGTTCGATTCGATATATTGGTCCAAACGGAGACACTATC
This region includes:
- the cpaB gene encoding Flp pilus assembly protein CpaB, encoding MKKIKKQTKRKIIAAALSLTVVGSMYAYNAYAVETAVNPTKIVLVKNDIQPHTKITEEMIFEREVPGNAIPPNAYLSKEEVVGKYTTEGFGISANSFFLKNNVKSKNKLPDSAILSLQEGEVAFPLLVDLETSSGNSIVPGTFVDLYFLNVEGSQGELMTDVSSKSVLFGGLFPQVRVTSVKDNETNDAFREEQDSEGETREVKSAARLYTLAVTPAQLQYLNRAKNLGTIMPVATQNVEQKNDKSLITSFNQVSDQTVILKYIEEKSKNKISDLVKAQLSLGREFSQVKK
- a CDS encoding AAA family ATPase, translated to MPTIIAFRSVTRGAGASTLAATFAKETAVLKQKVLLVEANLISPSFAANTGVSHSTKNFLNLVNQGNESYKITNFIASPEDVDNKKLAAQLNGMDVLVVPRYQGKLDQIKLENPSQWIEKFMNTLKELPYDYIVIDVPTELDEFTSYPILSASDEVINVVDNTPKSVIEYRNEKIWLKENSLEFKEILVINKHEKDYQGNIYELINDTPYIPIPYDPLRSREEWLLKIGSDLINVKIQILQNHIGVQGVGYQDKSRNKGGLLTLLGLNK